The sequence TTGACCCAAAAACACCTGGGTGCCTCGCTGCAGGCCATTGCCGAGCGGACAAACGACGAAGAAACCCTCAATCAGTCCGCCGAGGCCCTGGAGGCAGCCCTTGAGACCTTCCGTCCGGAAATCTACCCCATACAATGGGCATCGGCGCAAAACCGCCTGGGCCTGGTTTTGTATAAACTTGATTTGAAAACCGGGGATGCGGAAACCCTGAAAAAATCACTGAACGCCTTTCAGTCCGCCCTGCATATCTTTAACCGGAACGACCATCCTGCGCGTTGGGCCGATGTCATGAACAACTTTGCCCAGGCGGCCCAGGTGCTGGGTGAACAACTGCACAGCACCGAAGTGCTCGAAAAGGCCGTCAACGCTTGCATGGGCGCCTTGGAAATCCGGCGCAAGGAAAAGGGCCCCCTGCTTTGGGCGGCGACCCAGAACAACCTGGGATCAGCGCTGTTCCTGCTTGGAAAATTAACCGGTGACGAGGATCGCCTTGAAGGCGCCGCCGGGGCTTTTGATCAGGCCCTGGGGGTGTATACGGATTTCAACGCCGAACGGCTCGCTTCCGTGGCCAGGAAAAACTTATCGAGAGTCAGTTTGTTGCTGCAGGAAATCCACGGACCTGTTGAGCGCAACGGGTCCACGGTTCCGAAACTGGACTGGGAAGATGGCGTTGAGAGAAATTCTTAGGAACTATTGACGACGCGGCTTTACGTGGGCGATGTAAACTTTGCAGTTGGAATAACGGTCATTATAAAAATGATAGGTGATATTGGGTTTGGCCAGACCCGTCGGGTCGTTCAAATTCCATTCGCGGGTCGCGATCCCGGTCACGCCCATGCCTTTTTTGCCTAAATATCCAATATTTAGCGTTTGTATTTTTTTCTGATTAAAAAGATTGCGCTGACAGGCATCGGACAGCGCGCCGTTGTACTGCCCGACATTCCAATAAGGTAAATTGGTGGTGGTGAATTTGCCTGATCCGGCCATGGCGGGCGCGCCAAAAGTAAGTGTCGCAAAGCTGCCTAAGGTCACCAACAGGGCCTTCCAGGACAAGGAAAAATTCATCAACATGGCCTTACCATAGCAGAATTCTGCGGAAAATACATATTTGAAAGCCTTGAGGGAAATGGCGCGCCCGGAGAGACTCGAACTCCCAACCTTCTGATTCGTAGTCAGATGCTCTATCCAATTGAGCTACGGGCACATGCTTGCGCGGGGACACGACCCCCCCTCGCGAAGGCTGGCGACACTACTCCAGAGGCATTGCCATGGCAAGTGCTTAGAGGGGCTGTTTTCACGCTCAAAATTGAAGTAAGTAAATCGGTCCTTGTCGCGCCTAGTGGCTTTGAGTAATATCCTGAAAAACCAAAAGAGTGGGGGCGATATTTCTTAAACTATGGAATAATCGTCGTGTATGTTATTTGCGTCTCTTAATAAAGAGAGCGAAAAAATATTTTAGGTAAGGGCTCAGTCACTTCATGAAGTTTTCAATGTTCCGGAAATCATCAGGATATCGAGCCGCCGTCATTGCTGCGGTGCTGCTCCTTCCTGCGTGCTCTTTCACCGAAGATGCGCTGTGGCCATCGCTAACCGGCGAGGACCCTAAAGGGGCGCCAGAAGCAACCCAGAGCGAACAAGAAGCCCAGGCGCCTGTACTGGCAACGCCGGCAACGGCGCAACCGGCTTTGGGCACCACCAACTTCCAGCCTGAGGGTGTGACGTCCGGTACGGCATCGGGCACCTTCGTTGGCAAGAAGGTCGTCGAATTGCGAAGCGAACTGAAACGCTTGCAGGGGTCGATCTCGCAACACAATGCAACGCTGCAACAGGTGCGCGCCACCATTGTGCAAAATTCGCAACGCTACCACGGTACCGTTGCCGCCATTAACACCCGTTTGCAGGTTGGCACCACGCCGGGCAACCCGATTTTGGTGCAGCAATTCAATAATGCGCGCGGCAATCTTGAGCAAATCAGCAATGACACGGGCGAGCTGAACCGGCTGGCCACGGCTGTATCAGCGGATTCAACCATGTCGGCGTTCCTTTCGGAATCGACCCGCGCCGCCTTTAGCGTTTCGGGTGCTGTCGATGAGGACCACAAACAACTGGCGATCCTTGAAGACGAGGTCAACCGGACTGTCGTCCTGATTGAACGGCTGCTTAAAGAGCTTGCAGAAGATGTGCGCCGTCAAACCAATTATGTTGCCACCGAACGTTCCAACCTGAACCTGCTGTCAGCCGGTATCAAGGGTGGGGAAATCTTTGGCGCCAGCCTGGCCAATCAAGCCATTGTTTCGGCTGCCGGAAACTCCATCTTCCAGGGACCGGCAAGGGCCCAGGACACAACGGGTCGCCGTCCGCTGGTGGTGATTCGCTTTGACCGCCCGGATATTCCTTATCAGCAGGCCCTTTACGCCGCCGTTAGCCGGGTTTTGGAGCGTCGTCCCGACGCCGTCTTTGATCTTGTCGCCGTCGCCCCGGGCGCCGGTGGTCCGGCCCGGATCGCATTGAATTCCAACAAGGCGCAACGTTTTGCCGAAGGCGTTTTAAGATCGCTGATCGAAATGGGTTTGCCGCCTTCGCGTGTGGCCATGTCAGGCAAAACAAGCGCTCAGACAAAGTCCAACGAGGTCCATTTATACCTCAGGTAAGCGAATCGGCCCTTTCTCAAATAAACCGGCAGTCCTTACAAATTGGGCTTGCCGGTTTTTTTTGCAGAATCTTCCCCTGTGCCTATAACGACCTACCCATTGTGAAATAGGGCATAAACCTATTGAAAATAATGCATTTTTTTGTGTTATTTTTGCAACACTCGCCTCATGGTAATGCGTGTCTTTATATTAGAGATACTATAATACTACAATTCTACGGCCTGTTCCCGTATATTGAGCCCGGTTCCATGAGGATAACGGGGGACGTGGCGGCTGCGTATAATGCTCGCCAGCGTTTGTGATCCTTGTAATTTTGTTTTTGAGTAGGGGGTTTCCCGCATGTTTTCGAGCAAGTTTAAACTTACAGTTTTAACGGCAGCTGCCGTTGCTGTGTTCGCACCGTTTAATGTAGCCCAGGCTACCAACGGTTATTTCTCTTCCGGTTACGGTGTTTCAGCCAAGGGTATGGCCGGCGCCGGCGTCGCCTTAAAAGGCCAGGACGCGCTATCGGGCGCCACCAATCCGGCGTCGATGGTGAATGTGGGTAACCGCGTCGATGTTGGCATCGCTGCCTTTAACCCAAACCGAAAAATTACTGCTTCGGGCGGCGGAACAATTTCAAACGACACCTATAAAAGTTCCAGAAACTGGTTCGCAATTCCTGAATTCGGTGTCAACACGATGCTGGATGATGACACGTCTTTAGGCTTTGTCATGAACGCAAATGGCGGCATGAACACGGCTTACAGGGGCAATAACCCGTTCACAAACTTCGGCTCCAATGCCACCGCAACTGCCGGCGTTGATTTGGGGCAGGCCCTGCTTGGCGTCACCTACGCTAAAAAATTCGGCAACCATTCTGTTGGCATCACACCAACCCTCGCCGTCCAGTATTTTTCCGCATATGGTCTTCAGGCCTTTACCGGCATTTCGACTTTTGCCGATAACGTAACGAACAAGGGCTACGATTACTCTGCAGGTTATGGTCTTCGTGCCGGTTATCAGGGCAATCTCGGCCCTCTATCTCTTGGTGCCTCTTTACAGTCACGTATGATGATGCAAAAGTTCGACAAGTATAAAGGCTTGTTTGCCGATGGTGGTACATTTGACATTCCGGCTTCCGCAACCCTTGGTCTTGCTTACACCGTTCCCGATAGCGGCCTTTCCCTCGCCCTCGATTATCAAATGATTGCCTTTAGCTCCGTTGATTCCGTTGGAAACTCAGGCGCGGG is a genomic window of Rhodospirillaceae bacterium containing:
- a CDS encoding long-chain fatty acid transporter; translation: MFSSKFKLTVLTAAAVAVFAPFNVAQATNGYFSSGYGVSAKGMAGAGVALKGQDALSGATNPASMVNVGNRVDVGIAAFNPNRKITASGGGTISNDTYKSSRNWFAIPEFGVNTMLDDDTSLGFVMNANGGMNTAYRGNNPFTNFGSNATATAGVDLGQALLGVTYAKKFGNHSVGITPTLAVQYFSAYGLQAFTGISTFADNVTNKGYDYSAGYGLRAGYQGNLGPLSLGASLQSRMMMQKFDKYKGLFADGGTFDIPASATLGLAYTVPDSGLSLALDYQMIAFSSVDSVGNSGAGALSTCSGDKRLGAKNGCGFGWDDVHVIKIGGTYDVDENLTLRAGGSWNTQSYDNAEILFNIIAPAVVRIHASVGATYDFMDNQAVSFAYTRAFDDSITGGHPNNGAGDVKHQMNQNEIAVGYTYKW